The Urbifossiella limnaea nucleotide sequence TCGGCTGGACGATGATGTGCGTCGTGGACTTCGAGCGCGGCCGCTGTTCGACGTGGCGGCTCGCCGGGCTGATCCCGCTGTTCGTGCTGTGGACGAACCTCCACGGCGGCGTGCTGGGCGGCACCATGACGCTCGGCCTTGCCGTCGCCGGGTGGGGCGTGCTGTTCCTGGCGCGGCGCGAGTCGCCGATCACCAACTGGCGCACCGCCTGGCTCCTCGTCGCCGTCGTCGCCGCGTGCGGGCTGACGCCGTTCGTGAACCCGTTCGGCATGGAGATGCTGAACACCTGGCGCCGCATCGTCGGGTCGAAGGTGCTGCCCGAGGTCGTGAACGAGCACATGCCGCTGGACCCGGCGTCGCCGCTGGGCCTCACCGTCATCGGCTTCGGCGTGCTGTACCTGGCGCTGCTCGCCGGCACGCTGCCGAAACTGCCGCGGGTGTCGTGGCTCATTCCGATCGCGTGGCTCGTCCTGAGCTTCAAGGGAATCCGGCAGGGGCCGCTGTTCGCCATCACCGCGGCGGTCGCGCTCGCCGACCTGTGGCCGCACACCGTCTGGCACCGGCTGCTGGTGAAGTACGGCGACGGCTCCCTGGCGCACGCCCCGGAGCGCCGGCCCGGGTGGGCGTGGGCGGCGATCCCCGCCGCGGTCGTGATGCTGATTGCGACGCTGCAACTGACGGGCGTCGAGGCGCCGGTGGTGGGCCGCGGGTGGGCGCGGCTCGACCCCGACTTCATCCCGGTGGAACTGGCCGACGAGATGCGGGCCTACGCCGCCGCGGTGCCGCCGGGCACGCCGGTGTTCAACGACGCCAACCTCGGTGGCTTCCTGATCTACCACACGCCGACGCTCAAGATTTTCATGGACGACCGCTGCGAGCTGTACGGCGACGACTGGATTCGCGCCTACTCCGACACCCTGGGCCTGCCGCCGGCGGAGCTGGGGCCGGTGTTCGAGGGCTGGGCCGGCCGCTACGGCTTCCGCCGCGCCATCGTGATGACTGACCCGACCGGCACGGAGAAGCCGCCGATCGAGCGCTACCTGCTGGGCGCCGGCGGCTGGCGCGAGGTGGCCCGCGCCAAGCGGGCGGTGGTGTTCGACCGGGTGAACTGAGCGCGACCCCGGTCCGCCTGCGGGGGTCGGCAGAAGCGCGTTAGGCCGGGGCGCAAGCCCCGTGGGGTGTCGAACCCCCACGGGGCTTGCGCCCCGGCCTAACGCGCCTCCGGCTCGGCTTGCGTGGAGCGCCGCGACCGGGTAATCCGTCGGGTCGGTCCGACGACCCGGGGGTGGCGATGCCTGTCGTGACGAGCCTGAAGGCGATGACCCGGCCGTGGCGGGCGCGGCTGGCCCGCCTCCTCTACGCCGGCGACGACGGCGCCGCCCGCGCCGCGACGGCCGTCGCCGACCGCCGCGCCGCCGACCTGGCCGCGGCCCACGACCAACTCGCCCGCTCCGAGGACGCCCGCGCCGCCGCCGAATCCGCCCGCGCCGCTGCCGAGCGCGAGGCGGCCGAGCTCCGGCAGATGACGTGGGAGAAGGCCGTCGCCCTGATGACGGCCGGCCGCAACGAGAAGGACTGGGAGGCGGCCGCCCGGCTCGTCAACCGCGCCGTCGACGAGCTCGTCCGCCCGTGGCACAAGTCCGTGACGTGGGGCGACCGGCTCCTGACGCTCGACAAGTCCGCCAGCGTCATCCGCGAGCCGGTGTTTCAGGAGGCGCTGAACACGTTCCGCGGCCTCCACCCCTACGACCAGTACGACGGCCCCGACACCATCGCGTGGCGGCTGAACACGCTCGTGTGGGCCGCCCGCCGGGCCGTCGGGCTCGACGGCGACTTCGTCGAGTGCGGCGTCTTCAAGGGCGACATGGCGTACACCGTGGCCCGCTGCGTCAGCTTCGAGAAGCTGCCGAAGACGTTCCACCTGTACGACTCGTTCGAGGGCTACTCGCCCAAGTACACCTCGGCCGACGACTTCCGCTTCAACCCGAACTTTCTCGACATGGCGAACGCGGCTTACCGCATCCCCCGGCTGTACGAGACGGTCCGCGACCGCTTCGCCGGCTACCCGAACGTCACGGTGGTGCGCGGCTTCGTGCCCGACGCGCTGGACATGACGGCGCACCAGAAGATCGCGTTCCTGCACATCGACCTGAACTCGCCGCGGGCCGAGGTGGCGTGCCTGGAGACGCTGTTCGACCGCGTGGTGCCCGGCGGCGTCGTGCTGCTCGACGACTACGGCTGGATCGACTTCGTGGCCCAGAAGGAGGCCGAGGACGAGTTCTTCGGCCGCCGCGGGTATCAGGTGCTGGAACTGCCGACGGGCCAGGGGATGGTGGTGAAGCGGTGACGGAGTGTGCCCTCGAATGCGGTCCGGTGCGCTGTTAGGCCGGGGCGCAAGCCCCGTCGGGGTTCGGACGCCCGACGGGGCTTGCGCCCCGGCCTAACGGCTGGTTGGCGCCACCCGCCGGCGCCGCAGCCTTTCACGTCCGCCACCACACTTCTATAACGACGCCCGGCCCCCTCCCCCGCCGGGTCCGCGTTCATGGCCGAGCCGCTCGTCGGAATCATCATGGGCTCCCGGTCCGACTGGGAGACGATGCGGCACGCCGCCGAGTTGCTCGGCGAACTCGGCGTCGCCTACGAGGCGCGGGTGGTGTCGGCCCACCGCACCCCCGACCTGCTGTTCGACTACGCCGAGCAGGCCGTCGGCCGCGGGCTGGAAGTGATCATCGCCGGCGCCGGCGGCGCGGCCCACCTGCCGGGCATGTGCGCGGCGAAGACGTGCCTGCCGGTGGTCGGCGTGCCGGTGGAGTCGGCGGTGCTGCGGGGCGTGGACTCGCTGCTGTCGATCGTGCAGATGCCGGGCGGGGTGCCGGTGGCGACGATGGCGATCGGCAAGGCGGGGGCGCGGAACGCGGCGCTGTTCGCGGCGGCGGTCCTGGCGAACAAGTACCCGCCGGTGCGGCAGGCGGTGCAGGCGTTCCGCGCCAAGCAGACGCAGGACGTGCTCGACCACCCCGACCCGCGGGGGTAGCGGACGAAGGCAGATTGGCCGCAAAAAGGCACGAAAAGACACAACATGTAAGACCGAGCCAAGACCGACGTTGAAATCATTCTTGTTCTTCCTTTTTGTGTCTTTTCGTGCCTTTTTGCGGCCAATCTGCCTTCGTCTTGCTGGGCTCACGACATGCGTTTAGGCATCCTCGGCGGCGGGCAGCTCGGGCGGATGCTCGCCCTCGCGGCGCACCCGCTCGGCGTCCGCCCCACCGTCCTCGACCCCGCCGCCGAAGCCTGCGCCGGTCACGTCTGCCCGCACGTCCGCGGCGAGTTCGACGACTTCCGCGCCCTCTACGAGCTGGCGCAGGCGTCCGACGTGGTCACCTACGAGTTCGAGAACGTGCCCGTGGAGTCGGCCCGGTGGCTGGCCGAGCGCGTCCCCGTGTTCCCGCCGCCGCGGGCGCTCGAGGTGTCGCAGGACCGCGTCGTCGAGAAGACGTTCCTCAACTCGCTGGGCGTCCCCACGCCACCCTTTGCCGCCGTCGAGACGCGCGCCGAGTTCGACGCCGCGGTGACGGCAATCGGCCTGCCGGCGGTGCTGAAGACGCGCCGCTTCGGGTACGACGGCAAGGGGCAGGCGGTGATCCGCACCCCGGCCGACGCCGACCACGCCTGGGAAACGCTCGGCGGCCGGCCCCTCATCCTCGAAGGCTTCGTACCGTTCGACCGCGAGCTCTCCATCCTCGCCGTCCGCGGCCGCGACGGCAGCATCGGCACGTACCCGCTGGTCGAGAACGAGCACCGCGACGGCATCCTGCACCGCTCCGTGGCGCCGGCCGGCGACCTGGGCGAGGAGCTCGGCGAGCGCGCCGCCGAGTACGCGGCGCGCATCCTGACGGAGCTGGATTACGTCGGCGTGCTGGCGGTCGAGTGGTTCCAGGACGGCCCGCGGCTCCTGGCGAACGAGATGGCGCCGCGGGTCCACAACTCGGGGCACTGGTCGATCGAGGGGGCGCACTGTTCGCAGTTCGAGAACCACGTCCGCGCCGTGTGCGGGCTGCCGCTGGGCCGGTGCGACGCGGCGGGGTGGTCGGCGATGTTCAACTTCATCGGCACGGTGCCGGCGGCGGCCGCGGTGCTGGCGGACCCGGCGGCGCACCTGCACCACTACGGCAAGGCCGACCGTCCCGGCCGCAAGGTCGGGCACGTCACCCTTCGCGCCGGCGGCGCGGACGAGCTTGCGGAGAAGCTGCCCGGCTGGTCGGCGGCGTTCGACCGGCCGCGGGCGGGGGGCTGACGGGGTCGCGCAGCTCGTCCTGACGCCGCCCCTTGTGACCGCCCCGCCGCGGTGGTACGTTTCACCCCACCGCCCGACTCTCCCGCGGAGCCCGCGCATGACCCGGTTCGCCGCCGCCCTCGCGCTCGTCGTCGCCGGCGCCGCCCCGGGGTTCGCGCAGCTCGTCACCCGCCCCGTCGCGTACCAGCACGGCCCGGTCGCCCTCGAAGGCGTGACCGTCTTCGAGACGATCGGCCCGCCGAAGCGGCCGGGCGTGCTCCTCGCGCACGAGCAGGGGCCGAACGGCGTCGCCGCGAAGGGGAAGGCCGCGCAGTTGGTGAAGCTCGGGTACGTCGTCCTCGCCGCCGACCTGTACGGCAAGGGCGTGGCCCCGAAGGACGCGGCCGACGCCGCGGCCCGGCTCGGGCTCGGCGGCAAGGACCGGGTGCTCGTCCGCGGGCGGGTCGCCGCCGGGCTGGCGGCGCTGGAGAAGCTGCCGAACGTGGACCCGAAGCGGCTCGCGGCCGTCGGCTACGGCGCGGGCGGCACGGCGGTGCTGGAACTCGCCCGCGCCAAGGCCGAGGTCGAGGGCGTCGTCTGCGTCCACGGCGACCCGACGCCGACCGGGAACGACGGCAAGAGCGTCGGCGCCTCGGTGCTGGTCGTGGTCGGGGCCGACGACCCGGCCGTGCCCGCCGCCAGGCTCGCCGCGTTCGAGGCCGAGATGCGGGCCGGCGGCGTGGACTGGCAGGTACTCCGAATGGGCGGGGTGGCCGGCGACTTCACCAACCCGCTCGCCGGCCGCGACCTGAAGACCGGGCGCGCCTTCGACCCGGACGCCGACGCCCGCACGGCCGACGCGGTGAAGCTGTTTCTCGCCGAGATGTTCCCGCCGCCGAAGGCCGCCGCCGTCGCCCCGAAGGCGGTGCCGAAGGTCGCCCCCAAGGGCGTTCCCGACAAGGCGCTGAAGGTGCTGGAGCACGTGGACCGCACCGGCGACGCGATGGACGGCTACGAGGGCGGCCGCACGTTCGGCAACTTCGAGCGGCGCCTCCCGCAGACGGACGCCCGCGGCGGCCGCGTCCGCTACCGGGAGTGGGACGTGAACCCACTCCGCCCCGGCGTGAACCGCGGCGCCGAGCGGCTCGTCACCGGCTCCGACGGCTCCGCGTTCTACACCGCCGACCACTACGACTCGTTCACCCGCATCCGCTGACGGGAGCCGCCATGCTGGTCCGCCTCGACGCCCGGCAGTTGCCCGACGCGGCTGCACTTCACGCCGCCGTCGCCGCCGCGCTCGGCTTCCCGCCGGGGCACGGGAAGAACCTCGACGCGCTGGTGGATTCGCTCACCCACCTCGACGACCCGCGGACGCCGACGGCCCGGGTGCAGGCGCTGCCCGGCGAGCTGACGGTGTTCCGCGTCGAGCACGCCGACGCCGCCCCGGCCGTGGTCCGGGCGCTGGCCGACGTGGTGGCGTTCGCCAACGAGCGGCGGTTGGAGAAGGGGCAAGGCCCGGTCGCCGCCGTGGCCTACGACCGGGGCTAGAGCGGGGCGCGGCGACCAGCGGCACTCACTCCCGCACCACCCGGCAGTTGGTGAAGGTGAGCGTCGGGCCGCGCATCGGGCCGTCCGCCGGGCCGGGCGACAGGCCGGCGCACATCCCCTCGATCACGACCGTGGTGCCGGCCGCGACCCCGTCGTCGTCCAGCCGGAAGATCACGTTCGACGCCATCGGGCGCGGCGGGCCGGACCCGAGGTCTGCGGACGTTCCGACCCACCCCTCGCCGGTCGCCTTCACCTCGACCCGCACCCGCACCCGCTGGTTGGTGTAGCGCACCTCCGCGGTACCGGGGTCGTTCTTGTAGGCGTTGGTGACCCGCAGCAGCGACAGGACCGGTAGCCTGTCCGGGGCCATGCCGACCGCGCCGTGGCCCCCCACGGCATTCCCCTCGGCCCGCATCATCTGCGCCTCGTCGCGCGCCAACTCGGCCCGCGCGACCTCGTGCTGAACCATCGCCTCGCGGCGGGCGGTGAACGCGAAGAACATCAGCCCCACGACCACCACCACGGCGAGCGCGCCACCCCCGCCGACAACCCACACCCAGCCCGGGATGCCGCCGCCCCCGGACGCACTGCCGCGGCGGTCGTCGTAGTCGTCGTCGGTCTGGTAGCTCTCGCGGCGGGGCATGGCGGCGTTCCGGGAGGTCGGCGTACCCCGATGGTAGCAGCCGGCGGCGGGCCGGGCGAGAGGCTAAAGCCGGCGCTGGACGATCGGCCGGCCGGTCCGCATCCTGACTCCGACCCGCCACCCCCCACCACGAGCCACCCCATGCAGCAGACCCTCATCCTCCTGAAGCCGGACGCGGTGCAGCGCCGGCTCGTCGGCGAGATCACCGGCCGGTTCGAGCGGAAGGGCCTCCGCCTCGCCGGCCTGAAGCTGGTGCAGGCGCCGCGGGCGCTGGCCGAGCAGCACTACGCCGTCCACAAGGGGAAGCCGTTCTACGACAGCCTGCTCGCGTTCCTGACCAGCGGCCCGACGGTGGCGATGGTGTGGGAGGGGCGCGAGGCCGTGGCCGTGTGCCGCACCCTGATGGGCCTCACCGACGGGGCCAAGGCCCCGCCCGGCACCATCCGCGGCGACCTGGCGCTGAGCGTGCAGAACAACCTCGTCCACGGCAGCGACAGCCCCGAGAACGCCGCCCTCGAGGTGGCGCTGTGGTTCCCCGAGGGGCTGGTGAGCGTCGCGGGTGTTGACGCGCAGTGGGTGGGGTGAATCTTCGTTTGCATCCGTCCGGCCCGGGCCGGACGATCCGGGTGGCCGTCGGGCATCTCGGCCCGGCGGCCCGCGCGTCGCCCGGGGGGTGCATCAACGAGCCGTCGCTCGAGGGTTTCTGCCGCCGCCCTGGTCGTGTTGGCTCGGCCCGCGGCGGGGCGGTGGCGTCGGTCGGCGCGACGCGCCCGGCAGCGCGGCGCACCGCCGCGAGCGCCGGGCTGTCGCCGACTAGAGGCCGTGGGTCGGTGGTCATCCGGCGTGTTCCAACGGTGCGAACCGCGGCACCGTGCGGCCGTCGTGCTCGACCGATTCGAGGAACATGGCGACGGGCCGCACCCACAGTCCGCCGTCGCCGTACAGGGGGCGGTAGACGACGAGGCGCTCGTCCGTCTCGGAGTGGCGGGCGAGGCCGAGCACCTCGTACTCGCCGCCTTTGAAGTGGCGGTAGCGGCCGACGGGGACCATGCTGCGCTCCGGTTCCGCCGCTCGCGGCGTTGCACCTACACCTTGATGAATATCTTCCGCCGGTACATCCAGAACAGGATCAGCCACATCAGCAGCACCGTCGCCGCGCCGGCCACGGCCGTCTCGTACGGCGGCCCGACCATCTCCAGGAACCGGCCGAAGTGCCGCCGCACGAACCGCCCGATCTCCGGCTTCACGACCGAGTTGCTCATGCAGTACGCGGCGATCGAGTTCGTGCCCACCACCACCAGCGGGAACGCCCACCGCCGCCAGCCGATCACGTCGTTCACCGCGTAGAACCCGGCCAGCAGTAGGAAGCACCAGCCGCCGCTGAACAGCACCCAGCTCGGCGTCCAGATGCGCTTCACCACCGGGCACACGCCGACCTCGCCGAGCAGCCACCCGGCCGCGAGGCCGACCACGCCGGCCGCCGCCAGCCAGCCCACCTTCGCCCAGCCGCCGCGGTCGCTCTTGAGCACCCCGCCGGCGATCAGGCCCAGGATCATCGTCGCCAGCGTCGGGACGAAGCTCAGCCCGGCGTAGCCGCCGCGGTTGAACACGAACTCCGACTGCCGCGGGAACAGGTTCAGCAGCCAGACGTCGAACGCCGCGGCGGGGTTCGCGTTCTTGTTCCAGTGCGCCGCGAAGCCGGTGAGCCCGTGCTCCTGGAACCACTCCGGCTTCACGCCGGCGCCCGGTCCGTCCGCGACCGGCCACAGCGCGAACAGCGCCCAGTAGCCGACGAGGATGGCCCCGACCGCGACCCACTGGTCGCGCACCGGGCGCAGCGCCAGCAGGAACAGGAAGCCGTAGCCGAGGCCGATCTGAGAGAGGGTGTCGGTGAACCCGATGTCGGGGATCGGCTCGCCGAACGAGCGCAGGACGATGCCGATCATCACCAGCAGGAACGCGCGCCAGAAGGCGTGTAGCGCCAGGCCGGCGGTGCCGTGCCCCTTCGCGCGGCGGGCCGCGAGCGAGTACGGCAGGCTGACGCCGACCAGGAACGAGAACGACGGCTGGATCAGGTCGTGCAGCGAGCAGCCGACCCACTCCACGTGCGTCTGGTGGTACCCGAGGAGTGAAACGAACCAGTTGCCGGCCTCCTTGCCGACGGCGGAGAGCTTCAACAGCTCGAACATGATGAGGAGCATGACGAGGCCGCGGTAGGCGTCGACGGAGTCGAGGCGGGTCGGCGGCGGGGGCGGGGGCGGGTGGCCCATGGGGCGGCTCCGGGGGGGACCGGCATGTTCTCGCGGCCGGCGCTTCGGGTCAAGGTGTACCGGTCGTGCGGCCGATACCGGAATTGTGGGAACGCGCCGCGGCAGAGACTGGGTCCGGGCGGGGGCGTGCGCCGCGGGCGTGCTCGCGGCCGGGTGCGCCGACGCCCGCTTCCTCCGCCGCAACGCCCCGCCCCCGCCCGACCCCGTCGCCGCCGCGACCCCCGCCGCCGACTACCGCATCGGCTGCCCCGACGTGCTCGAGGTCGGCGTCGCCGACCGGCCCGCGTGGGACGCGGTCGCCGCCGTCGATCTCGACGGCCGGTTGCCCGTCGCGGCGCGGCCGCGCGTCGAGGGGCTGACGCTCGACGAGGCCCGCACCGCGGTGGCGCTGGCGGCGGGTGTGCCCGCGGACGACGTGAGTCTGTCGCTGGCGGCGCCGCGCGGCGGGCGGGTGTACGTCCACGGCCCGGTCCGCGGCCACACCCGCGTCGTGCCGTTCCAGGGGCCGGAGCCGGTCGTCGCCTTCCTGACGCGGACCGGCAGCCTGCCGCCGGGGTCGGAGCTGAGCAAGGTTTACGTGGTGCGGCCGAACGTCGCCGGGGGCGGCCGGCCGGAGGTGTTCAAGGTGAACCCCGCGGCCGTCCTCCTCGACGGCGACCACGCCACGAACGTGACGCTGCGGCCGTCGGACCAGGTGTACGTGGGCGAGACGAGGGGGTCGGCCGTGTCGCGGGCGCTGCCGAGCTGGCTGGGGCCGGCGTACCGGCGGCTGCTGGGGCTGCTGCCCGACGAGTGGAACTGGTGGCCGTTCGGCGGGGCCGACCGCCTCCCGTAGGTCGAGGCTTCGTGACCCGACGCGGGGCACCAGGTGCCAACGACAGGGCCGGGAACACACCCCCACCAGGGTTCGCGTTCCCGGCCCGAGTCGTCGTCGTTCGCCACCGGCGCCGGCTAATCCCTCGGCCGGGCGAACGGGTTGTTGTCGCCGGCCGCGCCCACCGGCGCCGCCGTCTCCACGTTCTTCTGCCACGCCGTCCACTCGGCCACGTCGCGGACGCGCTCCGGGTTCGCCATGTCGTCCTTGCTGTTGCGCACCATCAGCCGGCCGTCCGGCCGCACGATCAGCAGCTCGGTGTTCACGTCCTCGATCACCGGCGACTTGCCGGCGAACCGGGTCGTCACCTTGCCGCCCTCGAAGTCCACGAGCACGTCGCGGCCGACGAACTCCTCCACGAGCCACCCCTTCGGGGTGCTCGCGTCCTTCCCCTTGCCGACCTTCTCGGTCTGCAACTCGCGGAGCTGGTAGCGGTCCTCCTCGCTGCTCCACAGCGGCAGCTTGACGTAGGTCTTGCGGCCGATGAACCCGCTGCGGGCCACCGGCATCTCGGCCGCCACCCACGCCCCGACCGGCTCGCGCTGGTTGGTGCCGCTGTCCACCCGTACCTGCTCCAGCCACGTCATCTTCTGCACCACCGTGTGCGTGTTGCCCGCCGGCAGCTTGAACCGCGCCTCCAGCGACTGCTGCTTCCCGTACGCCGCCTTCACGTCCTCCTCGTACTTCACCGGGTCGTACGCGAACAGGTGCGACTCGCGCGGCACCGTCAGCGGCTCGCCGAGCCGCGTCCACGGGCCGGGCAGGGTCTTGAAGCTCTCCCCGGCCAGCACCGGGTTGGCCATCGACTTCGGGTTGCCGTAGTTCGGGTTGATCAGCTTCACCCGCAGCATGTACTCGTAGGAGTACCCGGGCCGCACGTCGGGGTCGATGAACCGCACCAGGATGTCGTCGATCTCCACGCCCGCGGCCGTCAGCGGGTTACCCAGGCCCGACTCCAGCTTCCCCTCGCCGCCGCCCGGCGGCGGCATCATCATCCCCGCGCCCGCCCCGCCGTACACGGCGGTGCCGGCGCCGGTGGTCGGGGCGAAGATGCCGGTCCGCGCCGACTGCGGCCCCTCCTTCCCCTTGCCCGTGAGCCGCTCCAGCACCGCCGACTTCTGCACCTGCGGGGCGGCGGCGTCCTTCATCTTCCGGACCGTGTCGAGGATCGGCGGCAGCTTCACCTCGGGGTACTTGCCGAGCTCGTCGACCAGTTCGGGGAGGAACATGACCAGGTTGTCCTCGTACCGGTAGAAGTACGGCAGGTAGGCGCTGATGCCGGTCTTGTCCTTCTTGTCGGCCCCCTCCAGGTGGGTGCTCAGCATCCGCGACGCGACCAACTCCTGGTACTTGTCGATGTACCGGTAGTCGTACCAGCCGACGGTGTCGTTGTCCTTCTGGCTGGACACCACCTCCGCGTACTTCTTCCCGGTGCCGACGATCGTGCCGTCCGGGGCGATCACCCGGCGGCGCACGTCGAACCCGTCGAACCGCACGAAGGGGGCGGCCTCGGCGGCCGTCTTCATCCGCAGCGCCCGCTTCATCTCCTCGGCCTGCTTCTTGAACGGGAAGGTGGCGTTCACCACCACCATCCGCAGCGGCACCACGGTCATCGCCGGCAGCTTCCCCTCGGCGGCGGCCCGGTCCAGGTCCTCGACGGGGATGTAGTTGATGGTCGTCTCGGAGCGCATGCCGCCCTGGTTGAACCCGCCACTGCCGCCCTCACCCGGCGGCATGATCCCCGGGCCGGACGAACTCGACCCGGGACCGGGGCCGGACGAACTCGACCCAGGGCCGGGGCCGGCCGTCGGCGGGCCGGACGGGCCGAACGCCGGCCCGGTCGGCGGTTGCGCGCCGGCCTTCTGGGCGTTGCGGGCCTTCCCGGCATTCCCCTTGATCGCGGCGAGGGCGTCCTTGATCTTCTGCTTGTCGGCCTCGGCCACCTTCTTGACCACCTTCACGGCGATCTTCGCCCCGCCCTCGGGGTCCAGCACGATGTCGTGGGCCTTCATCGGCGCCCGCACCAGGTCCACCTGGAACGAGCCGATCCGGTCCACCCGCGGGTTCTCGCGCTTCGTGTCCGGCCGGGCCGTCGGGTCGAACATCACCCCGGACAGCGGGAAGTCGCTCGCCGCGATCTGGATGTACCCGCCGGGCTTCGTCGGGTCGTACATGCCCGTCAGCGGCGGGACGGCGCTGGGGTCGGCCGGGTCGCCGACGGACCGCTGGATCTGCTGCGCCTTCGAGGTGAGGCCGTCGGCGATCTTCTTGGGGTCCTTCGCCTCGGTGTAGGTGGTGCCGCCCAGGAAGAGGAGCAACAGCAGGCCGGCCCCGGCGACGCCGAGGACGACGTACTCCCCCTTCTTGAGCATGAACTCCTTGATGTCGAACTTCGGCTTCGACGACTTCGACTTGGCCATGGCGCACCCTGGGTCGGGTCGGGGTGTTCGGGGTCTGGTGTAGGGGTCGGGCGGGCCGGGGGCGTTGGCCCCCGGCCCCTCGGTTCAGGGCTTCGGCGCGGGCGTCGGCTCCGTCTTCGGCGCGGGTGTCGGCTCGGGCGTCGGGGTGGTCGCCGCCGTCGGCGTCGCCGGGGCGTTGGGGTCGGTTGGCACCTGGTACTTCTCGTACAGCGACACGATGCCGTAGATCGTCAGCTCGACCAGCCCCGCGGTGAGCTGGCTCTCGGAGATCGAGGTCAGGGTACCACCGGGGCTGCCGGGGCCGGGCATGACCCCGGGGCCGGGCATGGGCATCACCCCGGGGCCGGGCATCCCCGGCGGGCCGGACGCGCTCCCGGGGCCGCCGCGGCCGAAGCCGGGACGCCCCATGCTGGCCCCAGGGCCGCCGTCCTCGCCGGGGGGGCCGCCGAAGCCGATGCCGGAGGTGCCGGGGCCGGTCGTGGCCACGCCGCCCTCGCCGCCGTACCCGCCGCCCCCCTCCGCGCCGCCCCCAGACAGGGTGCCGGTGAACCGCTTCCAGTGGACCTGCGTGGTCTGGAAGCGCAGCGGCGAGTTGGCGTAGGCGATCAGCACGTCCTGCACGTAGGCCTGGTCCACCACCACGGTGATGGCCACCGGCATCCGCCGCACCTGGGCCGTCACCTCGACGTAGCGCTTGCGGTTGCCGTCCACCACCGCCTCGACCGGGCCGCCGGCGCCGCCGCCGGTGCCGCCGGGTATCATGCCCGCGCCCGGCTGCAGAGGGGTGGTCCCCGACGACGACGACGACGGCCCCCGCATCCCGTCCGGCGGCCCGCTCGCGCCGGCGGAGCCGGCGTCGGCCTTCTCGGCCTCCTTCTTGTACGACTCGAACTCGGGCATCTTCAGCGGCATCAGGGCGTGCCGGCTGTCCTTGTACCCCAGGGCCACGGCGTCGATCCGGCGGACCGGCACGGTGCGGGTGTCGAACACCTGCTCGACCCGGGTGATGACGGCCTGGTCGAGCCCGCCGGGGATGAGGCCGTCGGGGATGTTGTGCTCCTCGGTGCGGACGATCTCGCGCTCCTCGCCGCCGCGGAGGAACTCGCCGCCGACGTGGAACGGGAACGGGCGGGCCTGCTTGTCGCCGGTCAGCCACACGTTCAGCGTCAGCTTGGCGCCGAGGCCGAGCGGCTGGAGGCGGTCGGTGACGTTCTTGATGCGGCCCACCAGCACCGGCCGGCGGTCCTTCTCGTCCGGGATCACCTTCAGCTCGACGCGCCAGTTGCGGCTCTGGAACGCCCGGTGGGTGGGGCTGTCGGTCGCCTTGTTGTTCGCGTCCAGCAGCGGCACCCGGGTGAACGTGCCGACGGCGTCGTTGACGGCCTTCACCTGGCCGAGGACCGCGCGCTGGACCCACACGTCCTCCATCGCCAGCCAGATCTGCTCGGACGTCGGCACGCGGACGCCCCAGCCGTTGTCGCCGCCGGCGCCGACGGGCGGGAAGTAGATGTGGCGGAGGACGCTCTGCCAGCCGCCGAGGAACTCGGTCGGGGCCACCTTGTCGGCCATGCCGGTGCCGGGGAACCCGGGGCGGGCGTTGGAGAAC carries:
- a CDS encoding polysaccharide biosynthesis/export family protein; the protein is MGTRRGRDWVRAGACAAGVLAAGCADARFLRRNAPPPPDPVAAATPAADYRIGCPDVLEVGVADRPAWDAVAAVDLDGRLPVAARPRVEGLTLDEARTAVALAAGVPADDVSLSLAAPRGGRVYVHGPVRGHTRVVPFQGPEPVVAFLTRTGSLPPGSELSKVYVVRPNVAGGGRPEVFKVNPAAVLLDGDHATNVTLRPSDQVYVGETRGSAVSRALPSWLGPAYRRLLGLLPDEWNWWPFGGADRLP